The following are from one region of the Biomphalaria glabrata chromosome 12, xgBioGlab47.1, whole genome shotgun sequence genome:
- the LOC106065792 gene encoding potassium channel subfamily K member 18-like, translating to MALEEPIHIDDFEDSFLHSGSSIYDDMLEEDDIDMELHEAQKKKAKSISRMHQHTERKKSLDESDGKLEPPSPCKTCTRACKTFCLSTITNLLLLFLVSAYVIFGGVLFFSLESRLVRVHQDYLDIEREEYVERLLDVTTSIPYVNMTSKSKWSRDANKILEEFQTFVVKEEALRLKSHTEEWNLMSSIIYSVALITTIGYGNLAPLTDEGRVVTIWYSLIGIPLTLLYLTRMGAIMAKVFKLTYNKICAFSCRKIRPAKDYSDTSKRVPVFVTLIVLIAYVAAGAVLFQVLEKRWDFINSAYFCFVTLSTIGHGDFVFGFNEISLDPWKQLVCAVYLVLGLSLVSMAFNLLHESIWAKYKMITRGIEAHREGDVSDSEWSSSSL from the exons ATGGCGTTGGAGGAGCCCATTCATATTGACGATTTTGAAGACAGCTTCTTGCACAGTGGTTCCAGCATCTACGATGACATGCTTGAAGAGGACGACATTGATATGGAACTGCACGAAGCACAGAAGAAGAAAGCTAAATCCATATCTAGAATGCACCAACACACGGAAAGGAAAAAATCCTTGGATGAGTCCGATGGGAAGCTAGAGCCCCCAAGTCCCTGCAAGACCTGCACGCGTGCCTGCAAGACTTTCTGCCTGAGCACCATAACGAATCTTCTGCTGCTGTTTCTGGTCTCAGCTTACGTCATTTTTGGCGGGGTCTTGTTCTTCTCACTGGAGTCTAGACTAGTGCGAGTACATCAGGACTATCTGGACATTGAAAGGGAAGAGTACGTCGAAAGG CTTCTAGACGTGACCACTAGCATTCCATATGTCAACATGACCTCAAAATCCAAGTGGTCGAGAGACGCCAACAAGATACTGGAAGAATTTCAGACGTTTGTTGTGAAGGAAGAGGCGCTACGTCTCAAGTCTCACACTGAGGAATGGAACTTGATGTCGTCCATCATCTACAGTGTTGCTTTAATTACTACCATCG GTTATGGTAATCTGGCTCCGCTTACAGACGAAGGCCGCGTGGTGACGATCTGGTATTCGCTTATTGGCATCCCTCTTACGCTCCTGTATCTTACTCGTATGGGCGCCATCATGGCCAAGGTGTTCAAATTaacatacaacaaaatatgtgCTTTCAGTTGCAGAAAGATTAGGCCCGCCAAAGATTACAGTGACACGTCCAAGCGAGTGCCGGTCTTTGTCACGCTTATCGTGTTAATAGCTTATGTGGCGGCTGGCGCGGTCTTGTTCCAAGTGCTGGAGAAGCGGTGGGACTTCATCAACAGCGCCTACTTCTGCTTTGTCACCCTCAGCACCATCGGGCATGGGGACTTCGTCTTCGGATTCAACGAGATCAGCCTCGACCCTTGGAAGCAGCTGGTCTGCGCCGTCTATCTCGTCCTTGGGCTTTCCTTGGTGTCGATGGCTTTCAACCTGCTTCACGAGAGTATTTGGGCCAAGTACAAGATGATTACTAGAGGTATAGAAGCCCACAGAGAGGGTGATGTGTCGGATTCTGAGTGGTCATCGTCTTCTCTATAA